The following proteins come from a genomic window of Xiphophorus couchianus chromosome 19, X_couchianus-1.0, whole genome shotgun sequence:
- the nsd2 gene encoding histone-lysine N-methyltransferase NSD2 isoform X1 yields MSCSVSVDGSDGMDGIGSSLPAMPEPSNPISMKQPPESLSTLKGRADMGSDPALLMDKAAAQLAATLQDGVLQKMSGHNHSHERLKDLTSLVLNGDQDALPKLCTPEPPMLKGDEAPATNDAHQHNRTPHAEAELKATVPEAAEQPPLEPSCADGAGLVTATESASPGPDLGQEAKKRRGRPNKPKLILNRSSVIAMETPDHTEVIGETDAANEPVAVSEQPEPITEEGPVPTRFCVGDLVWTKVSGYPWWPCMVTTDPELNSHFKQKQKAFNSRLGLLYHIQYFGDAPERGFVFEKNMVSFTGEEQYVELSQRNKPPASSAAHRKMAPSVPRNLQAQWNMGVIQAKEAVGMAPDQRIDSFGFTYDRDGPHLNPLILEKLNMDPTDETHRATEPRLGPDVPSLPNPVAFPSDARTSESQKKKRRPKVAQRPVKLARKKKASSVNGVVVPKRRRKAKPLTTTDDPEDALPQIALLGREQKKRRKRPLADPAADKDQQPRKRRRTGKKEEKQASVSEETNKKWRRKKKTDIKDLKEPRKRTKKSKDEQNVEKPKRRRKRRQDGENQAGASKTPKKRRSSPCPDTEGSASEERPDSPSDSLDGTKKGERKKEFVCQVCEVAGEDLVACEGQCCGMFHLHCLGGTLKPDDKLLCQECSMGLHSCFICKQSEAEVRRCHVPHCGKFYHEGCVRLNPLTVFDNKGFRCPLHTCLSCHYGCRTKQKATKGRLMRCLRCPVAYHVGDLCVAAGSETITNTAIICTNHFNAKKGYSHHSHVNVSWCFVCSKGGQLLCCESCPAAFHPDCLNIAMPDGSWFCNDCRAGKKPKYRDIIWVKLGTYRWWPAEIHHPKNVPTNIQHLRHEIGEFPVFFFGSKDYFWTHQGRVFPYMEGDRGSKYQKNGIGKVFKNALLEAEARFKEIKIKREAKEAQENSRKPPPYKFIKVNKPFGKVQVYTADISEIPKCNCKPADERPCGFESECLNRMLQYECHPQVCPSGERCCNQDFTKRLYPDTKIIKTPGKGWGLIALRDIKKGEFVNEYIGELIDEEECRARIKYAHENNITDFYMLTIDKDRIIDAGPKGNYSRFMNHSCQPNCETQKWTVNGDTRVGLFAVCDVPAGTELTFNYNLDCLGNEKTICRCGAPNCSGFLGDRPKNSNGHTEPKGKRFKRKYRRRKSEGKKKSEDECFRCGDGGQLVLCDKKNCTKAYHLSCLNLTKRPFGRWDCPWHHCDVCGKNSEAFCQLCPNSFCRAHQEGALRPGAAAGELCCGEHDDTERGAGQARTAGSESTGAAAGRSKGCRKADGAESRTKGSKRKAPEA; encoded by the exons GACGAGGCGCCCGCCACCAACGATGCCCACCAGCACAACCGCACGCCTCATGCCGAGGCCGAGCTGAAGGCGACCGTACCGGAGGCGGCGGAGCAGCCCCCGCTGGAGCCTTCCTGTGCAGACGGGGCCGGCTTGGTCACAGCCACTGAGAGCGCTTCACCTGGTCCTGACTTGGGACAGGAAGCGAAGAAAAGGAGGGGGAGACCCAACAAACCCAAACTTATTCTGAACCGCAGCTCTGTCATCGCCATGGAGACACCTGACCACACAGAGGTTATTGGAGAAACAGATGCGGCAAATGAG cCCGTGGCCGTGTCCGAACAGCCGGAGCCAATAACAGAAGAGGGTCCTGTACCTACGCGGTTCTGCGTGGGGGATCTGGTTTGGACCAAAGTGTCGGGGTACCCATGGTGGCCCTGCATGGTGACCACAGACCCAGAACTCAACAGTCacttcaaacagaaacagaaag CCTTCAACAGCAGGTTAGGCCTCCTTTACCACATCCAGTATTTTGGTGACGCTCCAGAGAGAGGCTTCGTCTTTGAGAAGAACATGGTGTCCTTCACTGGGGAGGAGCAGTATGTGGAGCTCAGCCAGAGAAACAAACCACCAGCCTCCAGCGCTGCACATAGAAAG ATGGCTCCCTCGGTTCCCCGTAACCTCCAGGCTCAGTGGAACATGGGCGTCATTCAGGCCAAAGAGGCTGTCGGCATGGCACCGGACCAGCGCATCGACAGCTTTGGGTTTACTTACGACAGGGACGGGCCCCATCTGAACCCTCTCATCTTGGAAAAGCTGAATATGGATCCCACTGATGAGACGCACAGAGCGACGGAACCCAGGCTGGGCCCGGACGTCCCCTCCCTGCCg AATCCCGTAGCTTTTCCTTCAGATGCACGAACTTCTGAGTCTCAGAAGAAAAAGCGACGGCCCAAAGTGGCTCAGCGTCCCGTCAAGCTAGCGAGGAAAAAGAAAGCGTCTTCAGTCAACGGTGTTGTTGTCCCCAAGAGGAGAAGGAAAGCTAAGCCGCTCACGACTACTGATGACCCAGAGGACGCCTTACCTCAGATTGCTCTTCTAG GAAGAGAGCAAAAGAAGAGGCGTAAAAGGCCGCTAGCAGACCCTGCAGCAGACAAGGATCAGCAGCCCAGAAAGAGACGAAGAACTGGCaagaaggaagaaaagcag GCCTCGGTTTCAGaggagacaaacaaaaagtggagaagaaagaagaaaaccgaCATTAAAGATCTAAAAGAACCAAGAAAGCGAACAAAGAAGTCAAAAG ATGAGCAGAATGTGGAGAAGCCGAAGCGGCGGAGGAAAAGAAGGCAGGATGGAGAGAACCAGGCCGGCGCCTCCAAGACTCCAAAGAAGAGACGCTCCTCTCCCTGTCCTGACACtgag GGTTCTGCAAGTGAAGAACGTCCCGATTCTCCAAGCGACAGCCTAGACGGGACAAAGAAAGGCGAAAGGAAAAAAGAGTTTGTCTGTCAG GTGTGTGAAGTGGCCGGTGAGGACCTGGTGGCATGTGAAGGCCAGTGCTGCGGCATGTTCCACCTGCACTGTCTGGGTGGAACCCTGAAACCCGACGACAAGCTGCTATGTCAAGAGTGCAGCATGG GACTCCACTCGTGTTTCATCTGCAAGCAGTCTGAGGCCGAGGTGCGGCGCTGCCACGTCCCCCACTGCGGCAAGTTTTACCACGAGGGCTGCGTCCGCCTCAACCCGCTCACCGTGTTCGACAACAAGGGCTTCCGCTGCCCGCTCCACACCTGCCTCAGCTGCCACTACGGCTGCCGCACCAAGCAGAAGGCTACCAAAG GACGGCTGATGCGCTGCCTGCGATGCCCCGTGGCGTACCACGTGGGCGACCTGTGCGTCGCCGCCGGGAGCGAGACGATCACAAACACGGCCATCATTTGCACCAACCACTTTAACGCCAAGAAGGGCTACAGCCACCACAGCCACGTCAACGTCAGCTGGTGCTTCGTTTGCTCCAAAG GAGGACAGCTGCTGTGCTGCGAGTCGTGCCCTGCAGCGTTCCACCCCGACTGCCTCAACATCGCCATGCCTGACGGGAGCTGGTTCTGCAACGACTGCCGAGCCGGCAAGAAACCAAAGTACAGAGACATCATATGGGTCAAGCTGGGGACGTACAG GTGGTGGCCAGCAGAGATCCACCACCCCAAAAACGTCCCCACAAACATCCAGCACCTCCGGCACGAGATCGGAGAGTTCCCGGTCTTCTTCTTTGGCTCCAAGGATTACTTCTGGACTCACCAGGGCCGAGTGTTTCCCTACATGGAAGGAGACAGAGGCAGCAAGTACCAGAAGAACGGGATAGGCAAAGTCTTTAAGAACG CTCTGTTGGAGGCCGAGGCTCGATTTAAGGAGATCAAGATAAAACGGGAAGCCAAGGAAGCTCAGGAAAACAGCCGGAAGCCGCCTCCGTACAAATTCATCAAG GTCAACAAACCTTTCGGCAAGGTCCAGGTCTACACCGCCGACATCTCCGAGATCCCCAAGTGCAACTGCAAGCCGGCCGACGAGCGCCCGTGCGGCTTCGAGTCGGAGTGCCTGAACCGCATGCTGCAGTACGAGTGTCACCCCCAGGTGTGTCCCAGCGGGGAGCGCTGCTGCAACCAGGACTTCACCAAGCGCCTTTATCCAGACACCAAGATCATCAAGACCCCAGGCAAGGGCTGGGGGCTGATCGCCCTGAGAGACATCAAGAAG GGTGAGTTTGTGAACGAGTACATCGGGGAGCTGATCGATGAGGAGGAGTGCAGGGCCAGGATCAAGTACGCCCACGAAAACAACATCACCGACTTCTACATGCTCACCATCGACAAG GACCGAATCATTGACGCAGGCCCAAAAGGAAACTACTCCCGCTTCATGAACCACAGCTGCCAGCCCAACTGTGAGACTCAGAAGTGGACTGTGAACGGAGACACCCGCGTTGGCCTGTTCGCAGTCTGCGACGTACCGGCAG GAACAGAGCTGACCTTTAACTACAACCTGGACTGCCTCGGCAACGAGAAAACCATCTGCCGCTGCGGCGCTCCCAACTGCAGCGGCTTCCTCGGGGATCGGCCCAAG AACTCAAACGGCCACACGGAGCCAAAGGGAAAGCGCTTTAAGAGGAAGTACAGGAGGAGGAAAAGCGAGGGAAAGAAGAAGTCCGAAGACGAGTGTTTTCGCTGTGGAGACGGAGGGCAGCTGGTGCTCTGCGACAAGAAGAACTGCACCAAAGCTTACCACCTGTCCTGCCTGAACCTCACCAAACGACCATTTG gccgcTGGGACTGCCCCTGGCATCACTGTGACGTCTGCGGGAAAAACTCGGAGGCCTTCTGCCAGCTCTGCCCCAACTCCTTCTGCAGGGCCCACCAGGAGGGGGCGCTGCGCCCCGGGGCCGCGGCGGGAGAGCTCTGCTGCGGCGAGCACGACGACACGGAGAGAGGAGCCGGCCAGGCCCGGACTGCCGGCTCAGAGTCCACCGGCGCCGCCGCCGGCCGCTCCAAAGGCTGCAGGAAGGCGGACGGAGCGGAGAGCAGAACCAAAGGCTCTAAGAGGAAAGCACCGGAAGCCTAA
- the nsd2 gene encoding histone-lysine N-methyltransferase NSD2 isoform X2: MDGIGSSLPAMPEPSNPISMKQPPESLSTLKGRADMGSDPALLMDKAAAQLAATLQDGVLQKMSGHNHSHERLKDLTSLVLNGDQDALPKLCTPEPPMLKGDEAPATNDAHQHNRTPHAEAELKATVPEAAEQPPLEPSCADGAGLVTATESASPGPDLGQEAKKRRGRPNKPKLILNRSSVIAMETPDHTEVIGETDAANEPVAVSEQPEPITEEGPVPTRFCVGDLVWTKVSGYPWWPCMVTTDPELNSHFKQKQKAFNSRLGLLYHIQYFGDAPERGFVFEKNMVSFTGEEQYVELSQRNKPPASSAAHRKMAPSVPRNLQAQWNMGVIQAKEAVGMAPDQRIDSFGFTYDRDGPHLNPLILEKLNMDPTDETHRATEPRLGPDVPSLPNPVAFPSDARTSESQKKKRRPKVAQRPVKLARKKKASSVNGVVVPKRRRKAKPLTTTDDPEDALPQIALLGREQKKRRKRPLADPAADKDQQPRKRRRTGKKEEKQASVSEETNKKWRRKKKTDIKDLKEPRKRTKKSKDEQNVEKPKRRRKRRQDGENQAGASKTPKKRRSSPCPDTEGSASEERPDSPSDSLDGTKKGERKKEFVCQVCEVAGEDLVACEGQCCGMFHLHCLGGTLKPDDKLLCQECSMGLHSCFICKQSEAEVRRCHVPHCGKFYHEGCVRLNPLTVFDNKGFRCPLHTCLSCHYGCRTKQKATKGRLMRCLRCPVAYHVGDLCVAAGSETITNTAIICTNHFNAKKGYSHHSHVNVSWCFVCSKGGQLLCCESCPAAFHPDCLNIAMPDGSWFCNDCRAGKKPKYRDIIWVKLGTYRWWPAEIHHPKNVPTNIQHLRHEIGEFPVFFFGSKDYFWTHQGRVFPYMEGDRGSKYQKNGIGKVFKNALLEAEARFKEIKIKREAKEAQENSRKPPPYKFIKVNKPFGKVQVYTADISEIPKCNCKPADERPCGFESECLNRMLQYECHPQVCPSGERCCNQDFTKRLYPDTKIIKTPGKGWGLIALRDIKKGEFVNEYIGELIDEEECRARIKYAHENNITDFYMLTIDKDRIIDAGPKGNYSRFMNHSCQPNCETQKWTVNGDTRVGLFAVCDVPAGTELTFNYNLDCLGNEKTICRCGAPNCSGFLGDRPKNSNGHTEPKGKRFKRKYRRRKSEGKKKSEDECFRCGDGGQLVLCDKKNCTKAYHLSCLNLTKRPFGRWDCPWHHCDVCGKNSEAFCQLCPNSFCRAHQEGALRPGAAAGELCCGEHDDTERGAGQARTAGSESTGAAAGRSKGCRKADGAESRTKGSKRKAPEA; this comes from the exons GACGAGGCGCCCGCCACCAACGATGCCCACCAGCACAACCGCACGCCTCATGCCGAGGCCGAGCTGAAGGCGACCGTACCGGAGGCGGCGGAGCAGCCCCCGCTGGAGCCTTCCTGTGCAGACGGGGCCGGCTTGGTCACAGCCACTGAGAGCGCTTCACCTGGTCCTGACTTGGGACAGGAAGCGAAGAAAAGGAGGGGGAGACCCAACAAACCCAAACTTATTCTGAACCGCAGCTCTGTCATCGCCATGGAGACACCTGACCACACAGAGGTTATTGGAGAAACAGATGCGGCAAATGAG cCCGTGGCCGTGTCCGAACAGCCGGAGCCAATAACAGAAGAGGGTCCTGTACCTACGCGGTTCTGCGTGGGGGATCTGGTTTGGACCAAAGTGTCGGGGTACCCATGGTGGCCCTGCATGGTGACCACAGACCCAGAACTCAACAGTCacttcaaacagaaacagaaag CCTTCAACAGCAGGTTAGGCCTCCTTTACCACATCCAGTATTTTGGTGACGCTCCAGAGAGAGGCTTCGTCTTTGAGAAGAACATGGTGTCCTTCACTGGGGAGGAGCAGTATGTGGAGCTCAGCCAGAGAAACAAACCACCAGCCTCCAGCGCTGCACATAGAAAG ATGGCTCCCTCGGTTCCCCGTAACCTCCAGGCTCAGTGGAACATGGGCGTCATTCAGGCCAAAGAGGCTGTCGGCATGGCACCGGACCAGCGCATCGACAGCTTTGGGTTTACTTACGACAGGGACGGGCCCCATCTGAACCCTCTCATCTTGGAAAAGCTGAATATGGATCCCACTGATGAGACGCACAGAGCGACGGAACCCAGGCTGGGCCCGGACGTCCCCTCCCTGCCg AATCCCGTAGCTTTTCCTTCAGATGCACGAACTTCTGAGTCTCAGAAGAAAAAGCGACGGCCCAAAGTGGCTCAGCGTCCCGTCAAGCTAGCGAGGAAAAAGAAAGCGTCTTCAGTCAACGGTGTTGTTGTCCCCAAGAGGAGAAGGAAAGCTAAGCCGCTCACGACTACTGATGACCCAGAGGACGCCTTACCTCAGATTGCTCTTCTAG GAAGAGAGCAAAAGAAGAGGCGTAAAAGGCCGCTAGCAGACCCTGCAGCAGACAAGGATCAGCAGCCCAGAAAGAGACGAAGAACTGGCaagaaggaagaaaagcag GCCTCGGTTTCAGaggagacaaacaaaaagtggagaagaaagaagaaaaccgaCATTAAAGATCTAAAAGAACCAAGAAAGCGAACAAAGAAGTCAAAAG ATGAGCAGAATGTGGAGAAGCCGAAGCGGCGGAGGAAAAGAAGGCAGGATGGAGAGAACCAGGCCGGCGCCTCCAAGACTCCAAAGAAGAGACGCTCCTCTCCCTGTCCTGACACtgag GGTTCTGCAAGTGAAGAACGTCCCGATTCTCCAAGCGACAGCCTAGACGGGACAAAGAAAGGCGAAAGGAAAAAAGAGTTTGTCTGTCAG GTGTGTGAAGTGGCCGGTGAGGACCTGGTGGCATGTGAAGGCCAGTGCTGCGGCATGTTCCACCTGCACTGTCTGGGTGGAACCCTGAAACCCGACGACAAGCTGCTATGTCAAGAGTGCAGCATGG GACTCCACTCGTGTTTCATCTGCAAGCAGTCTGAGGCCGAGGTGCGGCGCTGCCACGTCCCCCACTGCGGCAAGTTTTACCACGAGGGCTGCGTCCGCCTCAACCCGCTCACCGTGTTCGACAACAAGGGCTTCCGCTGCCCGCTCCACACCTGCCTCAGCTGCCACTACGGCTGCCGCACCAAGCAGAAGGCTACCAAAG GACGGCTGATGCGCTGCCTGCGATGCCCCGTGGCGTACCACGTGGGCGACCTGTGCGTCGCCGCCGGGAGCGAGACGATCACAAACACGGCCATCATTTGCACCAACCACTTTAACGCCAAGAAGGGCTACAGCCACCACAGCCACGTCAACGTCAGCTGGTGCTTCGTTTGCTCCAAAG GAGGACAGCTGCTGTGCTGCGAGTCGTGCCCTGCAGCGTTCCACCCCGACTGCCTCAACATCGCCATGCCTGACGGGAGCTGGTTCTGCAACGACTGCCGAGCCGGCAAGAAACCAAAGTACAGAGACATCATATGGGTCAAGCTGGGGACGTACAG GTGGTGGCCAGCAGAGATCCACCACCCCAAAAACGTCCCCACAAACATCCAGCACCTCCGGCACGAGATCGGAGAGTTCCCGGTCTTCTTCTTTGGCTCCAAGGATTACTTCTGGACTCACCAGGGCCGAGTGTTTCCCTACATGGAAGGAGACAGAGGCAGCAAGTACCAGAAGAACGGGATAGGCAAAGTCTTTAAGAACG CTCTGTTGGAGGCCGAGGCTCGATTTAAGGAGATCAAGATAAAACGGGAAGCCAAGGAAGCTCAGGAAAACAGCCGGAAGCCGCCTCCGTACAAATTCATCAAG GTCAACAAACCTTTCGGCAAGGTCCAGGTCTACACCGCCGACATCTCCGAGATCCCCAAGTGCAACTGCAAGCCGGCCGACGAGCGCCCGTGCGGCTTCGAGTCGGAGTGCCTGAACCGCATGCTGCAGTACGAGTGTCACCCCCAGGTGTGTCCCAGCGGGGAGCGCTGCTGCAACCAGGACTTCACCAAGCGCCTTTATCCAGACACCAAGATCATCAAGACCCCAGGCAAGGGCTGGGGGCTGATCGCCCTGAGAGACATCAAGAAG GGTGAGTTTGTGAACGAGTACATCGGGGAGCTGATCGATGAGGAGGAGTGCAGGGCCAGGATCAAGTACGCCCACGAAAACAACATCACCGACTTCTACATGCTCACCATCGACAAG GACCGAATCATTGACGCAGGCCCAAAAGGAAACTACTCCCGCTTCATGAACCACAGCTGCCAGCCCAACTGTGAGACTCAGAAGTGGACTGTGAACGGAGACACCCGCGTTGGCCTGTTCGCAGTCTGCGACGTACCGGCAG GAACAGAGCTGACCTTTAACTACAACCTGGACTGCCTCGGCAACGAGAAAACCATCTGCCGCTGCGGCGCTCCCAACTGCAGCGGCTTCCTCGGGGATCGGCCCAAG AACTCAAACGGCCACACGGAGCCAAAGGGAAAGCGCTTTAAGAGGAAGTACAGGAGGAGGAAAAGCGAGGGAAAGAAGAAGTCCGAAGACGAGTGTTTTCGCTGTGGAGACGGAGGGCAGCTGGTGCTCTGCGACAAGAAGAACTGCACCAAAGCTTACCACCTGTCCTGCCTGAACCTCACCAAACGACCATTTG gccgcTGGGACTGCCCCTGGCATCACTGTGACGTCTGCGGGAAAAACTCGGAGGCCTTCTGCCAGCTCTGCCCCAACTCCTTCTGCAGGGCCCACCAGGAGGGGGCGCTGCGCCCCGGGGCCGCGGCGGGAGAGCTCTGCTGCGGCGAGCACGACGACACGGAGAGAGGAGCCGGCCAGGCCCGGACTGCCGGCTCAGAGTCCACCGGCGCCGCCGCCGGCCGCTCCAAAGGCTGCAGGAAGGCGGACGGAGCGGAGAGCAGAACCAAAGGCTCTAAGAGGAAAGCACCGGAAGCCTAA